The following are encoded in a window of Telmatobacter sp. DSM 110680 genomic DNA:
- the hscA gene encoding Fe-S protein assembly chaperone HscA, translating into MAEGRVVGIDLGTTNSLVAYMEADKPVVIPGVDGSNLVPSVVALDPMPADGNRPTVTVGNSARRVLIETPERVIYSVKRLMGRGLEEVQSELKLFPFRLADDVEAGEVPRVQLGELRFTPPEISAYILRQLKRNAERFFGSPVTQAVITVPAYFNDAQRQATKDAGRMAGLEVLRLVNEPTAAALAYGLDRANVGTIAVYDLGGGTFDISILKLNDGIFEVQSTNGDTHLGGDDIDNLLLAIALDEIYAEHGVDLRKHPSAVQALRKAAIDAKISLSNEQVARFDIELPNGDRYQREIPRDVFEQLIEPVLSRTVGPCKQALADAGITPEQIDEVVMVGGSTRIPAVRKLVDDLFHLAARGKKPHIELNPDEVVALGAAVQADILAGASKTTEEMLLLDVTPLSLGIEALGGTVARIIQRNSTIPASATEHFTTGVDGQTNVAIHVVQGERELAADCRSLARFDLKGIPPMSAGLPRIEVKFLIDADGILQVSAREQRSGQAAQIEVKPTYGLTDEQVESMILDSFDHAEEDFAKRLLIEARNEADTILSAVERAPENPAWQQLRGEEQASIMAAQSRLASVKQGDDLASIREATAALDLATRRFAELMMDSAVTTAIRGKTMDAADEDLGEEVTAPHPMARAEFK; encoded by the coding sequence ATGGCAGAAGGACGCGTAGTCGGAATCGACCTGGGAACAACGAATTCCCTGGTCGCCTATATGGAAGCGGATAAGCCGGTGGTTATTCCCGGCGTTGACGGCTCAAATCTTGTTCCGTCCGTAGTAGCACTCGACCCCATGCCGGCCGATGGCAACAGACCTACCGTGACGGTGGGCAACAGCGCGCGCCGCGTGCTTATTGAAACGCCTGAGCGCGTCATCTATTCCGTCAAGCGTCTCATGGGTCGTGGGCTTGAAGAAGTACAAAGCGAATTGAAGCTTTTCCCCTTTCGGCTTGCCGATGACGTAGAGGCAGGGGAAGTGCCCCGCGTCCAACTCGGCGAACTCCGCTTCACACCGCCAGAGATTTCCGCGTACATTCTGCGCCAGCTCAAGCGCAACGCTGAGCGCTTTTTCGGATCGCCGGTAACTCAAGCAGTCATTACCGTTCCCGCGTATTTCAACGACGCACAGCGTCAGGCTACGAAAGACGCAGGTCGCATGGCTGGCCTTGAAGTCTTGCGTCTGGTAAATGAGCCAACCGCAGCAGCGCTCGCTTACGGACTCGACCGTGCCAACGTTGGGACCATCGCCGTCTACGATCTCGGCGGCGGCACCTTTGACATTTCAATCCTCAAGCTCAACGATGGAATCTTTGAGGTGCAATCCACCAACGGCGACACGCACCTCGGCGGCGACGACATCGATAACCTGCTCCTCGCAATCGCTCTCGACGAAATTTACGCGGAGCACGGAGTGGACTTACGCAAACACCCGAGTGCCGTACAGGCCCTGCGCAAAGCGGCCATCGACGCGAAGATTAGTCTCTCTAATGAGCAAGTCGCTCGTTTCGATATCGAACTCCCCAACGGAGATCGCTATCAGCGCGAGATTCCTCGCGACGTTTTCGAACAGTTGATTGAGCCAGTGCTCAGCCGTACCGTCGGTCCTTGCAAACAAGCTCTCGCCGATGCGGGCATCACTCCCGAACAAATCGACGAAGTGGTAATGGTCGGTGGATCAACACGTATCCCTGCGGTTCGCAAACTGGTCGATGACCTGTTCCATCTGGCCGCTCGCGGCAAGAAGCCGCACATCGAATTGAACCCGGATGAAGTTGTTGCGCTTGGCGCGGCCGTGCAGGCCGATATTCTCGCCGGCGCCTCCAAGACGACCGAAGAGATGCTGCTGCTGGATGTCACGCCTCTCTCCCTCGGCATCGAAGCTCTCGGCGGAACCGTTGCGAGAATTATTCAGCGCAATTCGACAATTCCCGCATCGGCCACAGAGCACTTCACCACCGGCGTCGATGGCCAGACCAACGTTGCAATCCATGTTGTACAGGGCGAACGCGAATTGGCGGCGGATTGCCGCTCTCTGGCGCGTTTCGATCTCAAGGGCATCCCTCCCATGAGCGCCGGTCTCCCTCGTATCGAAGTGAAGTTCCTCATCGACGCCGACGGCATCTTGCAGGTCTCCGCCCGAGAGCAACGCAGCGGACAGGCCGCGCAGATAGAAGTCAAGCCGACCTATGGATTGACTGATGAGCAGGTAGAAAGCATGATTCTCGACTCATTCGATCATGCGGAAGAAGATTTCGCCAAACGTCTGCTGATCGAGGCACGCAACGAGGCCGACACAATTCTCTCCGCCGTCGAGCGAGCGCCCGAGAATCCGGCATGGCAGCAATTGCGTGGGGAAGAGCAGGCATCAATCATGGCTGCGCAAAGCAGGCTTGCAAGCGTGAAGCAAGGCGACGACCTCGCCTCCATTCGCGAAGCGACAGCAGCCCTCGATCTGGCCACGCGCCGTTTCGCGGAGTTGATGATGGATTCC
- the iscU gene encoding Fe-S cluster assembly scaffold IscU, translated as MAYSDKVVDHYNNPRNVGTLDKSSGDVGTGLVGAPECGDVMRLQIRVNPETQVIEEAKFKTFGCGSAIASSSLATEWIKGRKVEEALEIKNTDIVKELSLPPVKIHCSVLAEDAIRAAIGDWKKKNGVAENVAVAAEAK; from the coding sequence ATGGCATATAGCGATAAGGTCGTAGATCACTACAACAACCCGCGCAACGTGGGCACGCTCGACAAAAGCTCAGGAGATGTAGGTACAGGTCTCGTCGGCGCTCCCGAGTGCGGCGACGTCATGCGTCTGCAAATCCGTGTCAATCCCGAGACTCAGGTCATTGAAGAGGCCAAGTTCAAGACCTTCGGCTGTGGCTCGGCAATTGCCAGTTCGTCACTCGCTACCGAGTGGATTAAAGGCCGCAAGGTCGAAGAAGCCCTCGAGATTAAGAACACCGACATCGTCAAGGAGCTTTCGCTCCCTCCCGTCAAGATTCACTGCTCGGTCCTGGCTGAAGACGCCATCCGGGCGGCGATCGGCGATTGGAAGAAGAAAAACGGTGTCGCGGAAAACGTCGCTGTGGCTGCTGAGGCAAAGTAA
- a CDS encoding Rrf2 family transcriptional regulator has protein sequence MLKLTKKADYGLMALKYLAERPDTAALSAKDIADAYGIPAQLLAKILQQLTKSGMLKSHAGMNGGYALSRPASSISAYEVILAIDGPFFITSCTKGAKGCDLTPSCTIKEPLARVNETIAGVLKSISIQDLAEHEHAPSPTHEHKLVSLTV, from the coding sequence ATGCTGAAGCTCACCAAGAAGGCTGACTACGGGTTGATGGCGCTCAAATATCTGGCCGAACGCCCGGATACGGCTGCCCTAAGCGCCAAAGACATCGCGGATGCCTACGGCATTCCGGCCCAGTTGTTGGCCAAGATTCTTCAGCAGCTGACCAAGTCGGGTATGTTGAAGTCCCACGCCGGCATGAACGGCGGATACGCACTTTCAAGGCCAGCCAGCTCGATCTCGGCTTATGAAGTAATTCTCGCGATCGACGGCCCGTTTTTCATTACCTCATGCACCAAGGGCGCCAAGGGATGCGACCTGACGCCGAGTTGCACAATCAAAGAACCGCTGGCACGAGTGAATGAAACGATTGCCGGCGTTCTGAAGAGCATCAGCATTCAGGATCTTGCTGAGCACGAACATGCGCCAAGCCCAACGCATGAACACAAGTTGGTTTCGCTAACGGTTTAG
- a CDS encoding IscS subfamily cysteine desulfurase, producing the protein MSTVTSHIEVPAGVTLPIYMDNHATSPMDPRVLEAMLPFFTAKFGNAASRNHSFGWEAEQAVETAREQIAKLIGATAKEIIFTSGATESNNLAIKGIAEMYRERGNHIITQVTEHKAVLDTCKRLEKYGYRVTYLPVKADGLIDLEDLKRAIDDKTILVSIMAANNEIGVLQPIREIGKICHEKNVIFHTDGVQAVGKVPVNVIADNIDVLSLTAHKIYGPKGVGALYVRRRNPRVQIAAQIDGGGHERGMRSGTLNVPGIVGLGKACEIANAEMENEAAYLRGLRDRLNDKLQSELDYIHVNGSMEHRLPGNLNVSFVYVEGESLLMGINDVAVSSGSACTSATLEPSYVLKALGLGDDVAHSSIRFGLGRFNTQAEVDYVAAKVIDIVKKLRELSPLYEMVKEGIDLTKIEWQAH; encoded by the coding sequence ATGAGCACAGTTACGAGTCACATTGAAGTGCCGGCAGGCGTCACGCTGCCCATATATATGGATAACCATGCCACCAGCCCAATGGATCCCCGCGTGCTGGAGGCGATGCTGCCGTTTTTCACAGCGAAGTTTGGCAACGCCGCCAGCCGCAACCATTCATTCGGGTGGGAAGCGGAGCAAGCCGTCGAAACGGCGCGGGAGCAGATCGCCAAACTCATCGGTGCAACCGCGAAGGAGATCATCTTCACCTCCGGCGCAACCGAGTCGAACAACCTCGCCATCAAGGGCATCGCGGAGATGTATCGCGAGCGGGGAAATCACATCATCACCCAGGTCACTGAGCATAAGGCCGTCCTTGACACCTGCAAGCGTCTTGAGAAGTACGGCTACCGCGTGACTTATCTGCCCGTGAAGGCCGACGGCCTGATTGATCTCGAAGATTTGAAACGGGCCATCGACGACAAGACGATTCTGGTCTCAATCATGGCCGCCAACAACGAAATCGGCGTGCTTCAGCCCATTCGTGAGATCGGCAAAATCTGCCACGAGAAGAACGTCATCTTCCACACCGATGGGGTTCAGGCCGTAGGCAAGGTTCCAGTAAATGTAATTGCCGACAACATCGACGTGCTCTCGCTCACGGCGCACAAGATATATGGGCCCAAGGGCGTTGGTGCACTTTACGTTCGTCGTCGCAACCCGCGCGTGCAAATCGCAGCGCAGATTGATGGTGGCGGCCACGAGCGCGGCATGCGTTCAGGCACACTCAATGTTCCCGGCATCGTGGGACTCGGCAAAGCCTGCGAAATTGCAAATGCGGAAATGGAAAACGAAGCTGCCTATCTACGCGGCCTTCGCGATCGCTTGAACGACAAGCTTCAGTCTGAGCTCGACTACATCCACGTCAACGGATCGATGGAGCATCGCCTTCCCGGCAACTTAAACGTGAGCTTCGTCTACGTTGAGGGCGAATCTCTGTTGATGGGCATCAACGATGTCGCAGTCTCCAGCGGGTCTGCCTGCACCTCGGCAACATTGGAGCCATCCTATGTGCTCAAGGCACTGGGGTTGGGCGACGACGTTGCACATAGTTCCATTCGCTTCGGGCTTGGCCGCTTCAACACACAGGCTGAAGTGGATTATGTAGCGGCCAAGGTCATCGACATCGTGAAGAAACTTCGTGAACTCTCACCACTTTACGAAATGGTGAAAGAGGGAATTGACCTGACCAAGATTGAGTGGCAGGCACACTAG
- the hscB gene encoding Fe-S protein assembly co-chaperone HscB → MLKVLDSAVPVACWSCAVAHNDATLFCPHCSKIQPPPGGDYFSVFGLVPQLDLDLGMLEHQFHKLSRKLHPDRFARAHEKEKQWSLADTALLNDAYRTLKDPIRRTEYLLKLHGAEIGEEHAGKDRKDQKDPSRVPADLLEEAFDLNMQLEEMRMAKKMGDTDPDLQLSLQQAKKKFDGLLDDVDRDLRAQWKVWDAGCENARQESQKRMVGLLDRRRYIGNLVRDVTETLGA, encoded by the coding sequence ATGTTGAAAGTTCTCGATTCTGCAGTACCGGTTGCGTGCTGGTCGTGCGCCGTCGCGCACAACGATGCGACGTTATTCTGCCCGCACTGCAGCAAAATTCAGCCGCCTCCGGGTGGCGATTACTTTTCTGTCTTCGGCCTGGTGCCGCAACTGGATCTCGATCTGGGCATGCTCGAGCATCAATTCCACAAGCTCAGCCGCAAGCTCCATCCCGATCGCTTTGCCCGCGCGCATGAAAAAGAAAAGCAGTGGAGCCTGGCTGATACCGCTCTGCTCAACGACGCATATCGCACGCTGAAAGATCCAATTCGCCGCACAGAATATCTACTGAAGTTGCACGGCGCAGAGATCGGCGAAGAGCACGCAGGAAAGGATCGCAAAGACCAGAAAGATCCATCGCGCGTTCCAGCCGACCTGCTCGAAGAAGCATTCGACCTCAACATGCAGCTTGAAGAGATGCGCATGGCGAAAAAGATGGGCGACACCGATCCCGATCTCCAGTTGAGTCTCCAACAGGCAAAAAAGAAATTCGATGGCCTTCTCGATGACGTTGACCGCGACCTCCGCGCTCAGTGGAAGGTGTGGGATGCAGGCTGTGAGAATGCTCGACAGGAATCGCAGAAGAGAATGGTGGGCCTGCTCGATCGGCGGCGCTACATCGGCAATCTTGTTCGCGACGTGACAGAAACGCTGGGAGCCTAA
- a CDS encoding CDP-alcohol phosphatidyltransferase family protein yields the protein MREVQTPRPNPLGTAPNLLTVIRICLAPLLVAAILENRFGLSFALFVAAGLTDALDGLLARVLKQRTVLGQYLDPIADKLLLSTLFLVLMYKGLMPTTVTVLVFGRDVGILLVAAVLYAVVGRREFGPSIFGKANTVAQVMAVAVVLLHQMVTAQWVVVLRLVALDATIGLTVASGLHYAWLIASHRSSISTVGSSPK from the coding sequence ATGAGAGAAGTTCAAACCCCGCGACCAAACCCTCTCGGCACTGCGCCAAACCTACTCACCGTCATCCGCATCTGTCTTGCGCCACTTTTGGTTGCGGCGATTCTTGAGAATCGATTTGGGTTAAGCTTCGCTCTCTTTGTTGCTGCCGGATTGACAGATGCTCTCGACGGCTTATTGGCTCGTGTTTTGAAGCAGCGCACGGTGCTGGGCCAGTATCTTGACCCAATAGCCGACAAGCTTCTCCTCAGCACCCTTTTTCTTGTTTTGATGTACAAGGGGCTGATGCCGACAACGGTCACTGTACTTGTCTTTGGCCGAGACGTCGGCATTCTTCTCGTTGCGGCAGTCCTATACGCGGTTGTGGGGCGTCGCGAGTTTGGTCCGAGCATCTTTGGAAAAGCCAACACAGTTGCCCAGGTCATGGCGGTAGCGGTCGTCCTGCTCCACCAGATGGTCACTGCGCAATGGGTAGTTGTTTTACGTCTGGTAGCGCTTGACGCAACCATCGGATTGACCGTAGCCTCTGGCCTTCACTATGCGTGGTTGATCGCGTCCCATCGCAGCAGTATAAGCACAGTTGGTTCTTCTCCGAAATAA
- a CDS encoding iron-sulfur cluster assembly accessory protein yields MSNFVSIESKPAQGASSAPPQPVAVSASAANPAAQGLQVTDRAVKRIRVAMEKEGVSPTEGGLRLGVMGGGCSGLSYSIKFDSHPRERDRIYEFDGVRVFVDPKSFVYLHGMTLDYEETLMRQGFNFINPNSSRSCGCGSSFS; encoded by the coding sequence ATGTCGAACTTTGTATCAATTGAATCGAAGCCGGCGCAGGGCGCAAGCTCTGCACCGCCGCAGCCGGTAGCCGTTTCGGCATCGGCTGCGAATCCAGCCGCGCAGGGTCTTCAAGTCACCGACCGCGCTGTGAAGCGCATCCGCGTGGCGATGGAGAAAGAGGGAGTCTCGCCCACTGAAGGCGGACTCCGTCTAGGCGTTATGGGCGGCGGATGTTCGGGACTCTCTTATTCCATCAAGTTCGATTCGCATCCCCGCGAGCGTGATCGTATTTACGAATTCGACGGCGTGCGGGTCTTCGTCGATCCCAAGTCGTTCGTATATTTGCACGGCATGACGTTGGACTATGAAGAGACCTTGATGCGGCAAGGGTTCAATTTCATCAATCCGAACTCCTCGCGCTCCTGCGGCTGCGGTTCATCCTTCTCATAG